In a single window of the Entelurus aequoreus isolate RoL-2023_Sb linkage group LG16, RoL_Eaeq_v1.1, whole genome shotgun sequence genome:
- the greb1l gene encoding GREB1-like protein isoform X5, whose product MGNSYAGQLKSARFEEALHNSIEASLRSSSGDPQPIFTQLYLKPESYPGNMEEVKPKAELQSGELPGHELLNSHSSNDQEEQEEEEDEESNSPPLPYLQGPAPDGCCTLDGFCQAGKDLRLVSMVTEPTDVPKGFELVGAKSPSIPEHILVCAVDRRFLPDENGKNALLGFSGNCVGCGEKGFRYFTEFSNHINLKLSTQPKKQKHLKYHLVKNSQGALCKGPLICWKDCKTRQFSSSASTSKPSSSSSVSSKENLGTSGNGSSPFSLSDSPPTRMTSASSVSFGSQDLSRECSFIKPLASTHGNKTLPIVPTALRVNGPTNGLSVDGRPPLLSPSQVTLGPPSQGYRTSDLGDSPVPSAMNSGPPKKRHRSWHPSSIVPVPPTAVPVPAIRPIVCSPGSVLGGPTPQPPGPGVIQPQPVSAGSTVIVSDNLLNCAGVRPVILIGHGTLPYFYGNIGDLVVSPLLVGCYKNSQLTEKTLETLGLSSSQLLSVETMILLTLQYLARLGPEQIPLREELEQIVLKAMLCCPGGPTISPSQLPWLARLEASVSGGTVQVVVTHNSLGEGICESLRALSEVPHHQQSLPIYVVIICASKMNNSEFCVLVLGKYQARALAEGMLTTNEFLKEISYELITGKVSVLASHFKTTSLGDNLDKQLVRYQRRRKGQVIQPFQGDVTDYIHSQEAASMSPPTDRDLLSKVFQIFPTQLSVARRLLSQVCSIADSGSQNLDLGRFCKVDFLVLVPPSHILVNQTAQRIRHSGVLVDLGMEESCLAQQKCDKYVVRLDTDVHGKMEAFMRKVKQNPYTLFVLIHDNSHVDLTSALSGSVCHGELQGLADRVVNCQEVLEAVNLLVLQVSCFPYTLQTHQSRISVHNEVHWPSNESLQGVLSSGELVYFGLMDYSRSLQWGVASPILRCDDAFEKMVHTLLQRHPHLHSMVIRSYLLIQQYTEAMMALTSSPSLRDHITPETLAMVEDLINAPGREGSQGRGHMLLVRVPSLQLAMLARERLEDVRDKLGLQLCFAVLLGSPASELNLPRNFTNRLRTWRGGENEDWVPLTYEDLEGLPCIVILTGKDPLGETFPRSLKYSDLRLIDSSYLTRTALEQEVGLACTYVSMGVAKEPKKTPGPRESDVEKATASMNDGDELERPQSNGSAATRTSGSLVENGVSSSDATDSLQKPSTSTCTPVGADTSGFKQECDSMGSQLSCNPPKSSKAPASLYSSSSSSSPSPSSSSTQRPSQSTQCSRNPKPARVSPRTVIMSRAAYNLLAGDSGSQLCSFSLLPHADVAWNSPLRPPITASLQSEQQSTYYRQWTVARQQHADYEAPPVPHPRRLLLSGPPQVGKTGAYLQFLRILFRMLIRLLEVDVFDEEEDEDELEETPEVVTPVSTQWPDIEDIRKLPFNPNPRDSKFRKASPVHSDKMPKLKVRDMKKEEKGQVEAKQETKSIRLTRYAAHNAFHHCEQCHHYCDASPAAQLSECTFHTFTFCSSMLGEEVQLQFVIPKDKEQHFVFSQQGSHLESMRLPLISTKDPNHLKSPIFTPTTGRQEHGLLNIYHAMEGAAHLHILVVKHFEMLHYRKYWPNHILLVLPAMFNNSGVGAARFMIKELSYHNLELERNRWEEQGVKRQDVWPFIVMMDDSCVLWNAQQPAEGSIHLFLSHSDATERGCTLTNVSLKMVLQHMETTPKISLYAMCGTRKWSSTLARKTPRRPFSRCHLHDFVLLNVDLTQNVQYDLNRYSCEEVDFNLRVNSSELLLCCFNSFSLMKKNIPVGGNQDFIVKPKLTEIETPAAISPSQYVCAPDSEQTLLDAPAQFLLEKFLQSCSHRLFPKAIQNPKNPVLSIDSYLNISPEISVCYINSRPHSTNLNHQGLQFSGLLLYLCDSFVVSGLLKKFRFLKGATLCVICQDRSSLRQTIVRLELEDEWQFRLRDEFQTANCSEDRPLYFLTGRHV is encoded by the exons ATGGGAAACTCATACGCCGGGCAGCTGAAGTCTGCTCGATTCGAAGAGGCTCTTCACAATTCTATCGAGGCATCTCTGCGCTCCAGCAGCGGAGATCCACAGCCCATCTTCACGCAGCTCTACCTGAAGCCGGAGTCGTATCCCGGCAACATGGAGG AGGTGAAGCCAAAAGCTGAACTCCAAAGTGGCGAGCTGCCCGGCCACGAGCTCCTGAACAGCCACTCCTCCAACGACCAGGAGgagcaggaagaggaggaggacgaGGAAAGCAACAGCCCCCCGCTCCCCTACCTGCAGGGCCCTGCGCCAGACGGCTGCTGCACGCTGGATG GGTTCTGCCAGGCTGGCAAGGATCTCCGTCTGGTCTCCATGGTAACGGAGCCCACTGACGTGCCAAAGGGCTTCGAGCTGGTCGGCGCCAAGTCCCCCAGCATCCCTGAGCACATCCTGGTGTGCGCTGTGGACCGTCGATTTTTGCCGGACGAGAACGGGAAAAATGCACTTTTAG GTTTTTCAGGGAACTGCGTGGGCTGTGGCGAGAAGGGCTTCAGGTACTTTACGGAGTTCTCCAAccacatcaacctcaagttgTCCACGCAGCCCAAGAAGCAGAAGCACTTAAAGTATCACCTGGTTAAGAACTCTCAGGGTGCTCTGTGCAAAGGACCCCTCATCTGCTGGAAGG ATTGTAAAACACGTCAGTTCTCCAGCTCTGCATCCACGTCCAAACCCAGCTCCTCCTCCTCGGTCAGTAGTAAAGAAAACCTAGGAACCAGCGGAAATGGTTCATCGCCCTTCTCCCTCTCAG ATTCTCCACCAACCAGAATGACGTCAGCCTCTTCCGTCTCTTTTGGCAGTCAGGACCTGAGCAGAGAGTGCAGCTTCATCAAGCCTCTGGCCTCCACACATGGAAACAAAACCCTACCAATAG TTCCCACAGCGCTGAGGGTAAACGGGCCGACCAATGGCTTGAGTGTTGATGGGCGTCCTCCTCTACTCAGCCCCTCCCAGGTTACCTTAGGACCTCCAAGTCAAGGTTATCGAACATCTGACTTGGGAGACAGTCCGG TGCCCTCAGCCATGAACTCCGGCCCACCCAAGAAGCGCCATCGAAGCTGGCATCCCAGCTCCATTGTGCCAGTCCCTCCCACGGCCGTCCCTGTGCCAGCAATCAGGCCCATCGTCTGCTCTCCAG GTTCTGTACTGGGGGGACCGACTCCTCAGCCACCGGGGCCGGGTGTCATCCAGCCCCAGCCTGTCAGTGCTGGAAGCACGGTGATTGTATCCGACAACCTACTCAACTGTGCAGGAGTTCGCCCTGTCATTCTCATTG GGCACGGCACTTTACCTTATTTCTACGGCAACATTGGGGATTTGGTGGTGAGCCCACTGCTGGTGGGCTGCTATAAGAACAGCCAGTTGACGGAGAAAACCTTGGAGACTCTGGGCCTGAGCAGCAGCCAACTGCTGAGCGTGGAGACCATGATTCTTCTTACGCTGCAGTATCTGGCACGTCTAG GCCCAGAGCAGATCCCCCTAAGGGAGGAGTTAGAGCAAATCGTTTTGAAGGCCATGCTCTGTTGCCCCGGCGGTCCCACCATCTCCCCTTCCCAACTGCCCTGGTTGGCTCGACTGGAGGCCAGCGTCTCCGGGGGCACCGTCCAAGTGGTGGTTACCCATAATTCCCTGGGGGAGGGCATTTGCGAGTCACTGCGCGCCCTCAGCGAGGTTCCCCACCACCAGCAGTCGCTACCCATCTACGTGGTCATCATATGTGCCTCTAAAATGAACAACAGCGAGTTCTGCGTGCTGGTCTTag GGAAGTACCAAGCACGGGCTTTGGCGGAGGGCATGCTGACTACTAACGAGTTCCTGAAGGAAATCAGCTACGAGCTCATCACAGGGAAAGTCAGTGTGTTGGCATCTCACTTCAAAACCACCTCTCTAG GGGACAATCTGGACAAGCAGCTGGTGCGGTATCAGCGCCGACGGAAAGGCCAGGTCATCCAGCCCTTCCAGGGCGATGTCACTGACTACATCCACTCACAGGAGGCTGCCAGCATGTCACCACCTACAGACAGAG ATCTGCTGAGTAAGGTCTTCCAGATCTTTCCGACCCAGCTGAGCGTGGCCCGTCGCCTCCTCTCCCAGGTCTGCTCCATCGCTGACTCAGGCAGCCAGAACCTCGACTTGGGGCGCTTTTGTAAAGTGGACTTCCTGGTTTTAGTCCCGCCCTCTCACATTCTGGTAAACCAGACGGCACAGCGCATCCGACATTCGG GCGTCCTGGTGGACTTAGGTATGGAGGAATCCTGCTTGGCCCAGCAGAAATGCGACAAGTACGTAGTGCGACTGGACACCGACGTGCATGGCAAGATGGAGGCTTTCATGAGGAAAGTCAAACAGAACCCTTACACGCTGTTTGTCCTCATCCACGACAACTCACATGTTGACCTAACGAG CGCTCTGTCGGGCTCTGTGTGCCACGGCGAGCTGCAGGGTCTGGCTGACAGAGTCGTCAATTGCCAGGAGGTCCTGGAGGCGGTGAACCTGCTGGTCTTGCAGGTCAGCTGCTTCCCGTACACGTTGCAGACGCACCAGTCACGCATCAGCGTCCACAACGAGGTGCACTGGCCCTCCAATGAAAGCCTG CAAGGAGTGCTCTCTTCTGGCGAGTTGGTCTACTTCGGCCTGATGGACTACAGCAGATCCCTGCAGTGGGGCGTGGCCAGCCCCATCCTGCGCTGCGACGATGCCTTTGAGAAGATGGTGCACACGTTGCTGCAGAG ACACCCGCACCTGCACAGCATGGTGATTCGCAGCTACCTGCTCATCCAGCAGTACACAGAGGCCATGATGGCGCTCACCTCTTCGCCGTCCCTGAGAGACCACATCACACCGGAGACGCTGGCCATGGTGGAGGACTTGATCAACGCCCCCGGCAGGGAGGGCTCCCAGGGGCGGGGCCACATGCTGCTGGTCCGCGTGCCTTCGCTGCAACTGGCCATGCTGGCCCGGGAGCGGCTGGAAGACGTGCGGGACAAGCTGGGCCTCCAGCTGTGCTTCGCCGTGCTACTGGGAAGCCCTGCTTCCGAACTTAACCTGCCCAGGAACTTCACAAATCGCCTACGG acATGGCGGGGCGGTGAGAATGAAGACTGGGTGCCGCTCACATACGAGGATCTAGAGGGTCTGCCCTGTATTGTCATTCTCACGGGGAAAGACCCTCTTGGAGAGACCTTCCCCAG GTCTTTGAAGTACAGCGACCTTCGCCTAATCGACTCCAGCTACTTGACGCGGACGGCACTGGAGCAGGAGGTGGGCCTGGCCTGCACCTACGTTTCCATGGGGGTGGCCAAGGAGCCCAAAAAGACACCGGGCCCTCGGGAGTCCGACGTGGAGAAAGCCACCGCCAGCATGAATGACGGAGACGAGCTGGAGCGACCTCAGAGCAATGGCAGCGCAGCAACCAGGACCTCTG GCTCTTTGGTAGAAAACGGTGTGAGTTCATCAGACGCCACAGATTCCCTGCAGAAGCCCTCCACGTCTACCTGTACACCAGTGGGTGCAGACACATCAGGTTTCAAGCAGGAGTGTGACTCCATGGGAAGCCAGCTCTCCTGTAACCCTCCCAAATCCTCCAAAGCCCCGGCCTCCCTTTACTCCAGCTCATCCTCCTCGTCCCCATCACCGTCCTCCTCTTCCACCCAACGGCCCAGCCAGTCCACGCAGTGCAGCCGCAACCCGAAGCCCGCCCGCGTTTCACCGAGGACAGTCATCATGTCGCGAGCGGCGTACAATCTGTTGGCGGGCGACTCAGGGAGCCAGCTGTGCTCCTTCTCCCTGCTGCCACATGCCGACGTGGCCTGGAACAGCCCTCTGAGGCCCCCCATCACGGCGAGCCTGCAGAGTGAGCAGCAGAGCACCTACTACCGACAGTGGACCGTTGCCAGGCAGCAACATGCTGATTACGAAGCTCCACCTGTGCCGCACCCTCGACGTCTTCTGCTCAGTGGACCCCCACAG GTGGGAAAAACCGGCGCCTACCTCCAATTTTTACGTATCCTGTTTCGGATGCTCATTAGACTGTTGGAGGTGGACGTGTTTGATGAGGAGGAAGACGAAGACGAACTTGAAG AGACACCCGAGGTCGTGACCCCTGTAAGCACCCAGTGGCCTGACATCGAAGACATCCGCAAGTTGCCCTTTAACCCCAACCCTCGAGACTCCAAGTTCAGGAAGGCCAGCCCAGTCCACTCTGACAAGATGCCAAAGCTGAAAGTGAGAG atatgaaaaaagaagaaaagggcCAAGTAGAAGCCAAACAGGAGACAAAGTCCATTCGACTCACTCGGTACGCCGCTCACAACGCCTTTCATCACTGCGAGCAGTGTCATCACTACTGTGACGCCAGCCCCGCCGCACAG ctGTCAGAGTGCACCTTCCATACCTTCACCTTCTGCTCGTCCATGCTGGGGGAGGAGGTCCAGCTCCAGTTTGTCATTCCCAAAGACAAGGAGCAGCACTTTGTCTTCAGTCAACAGGGAAGCCACCTGGAGAGCATGCGTCTGCCTCTGATCTCCACCAAG GACCCCAATCATTTGAAGAGTCCTATCTTCACGCCGACGACAGGGCGACAGGAACATGGCTTACTCAACATTTATCACGCCATGGAGGGTGCCGCTCACTTACACATCCTGGTGGTCAAGCACTTTGAGATGCTCCACTACAGGAAGTACTGGCCCAACCACATCCTGCTTGTCCTGCCTGCTATGTTCAACAATTCAGGAGTTG GGGCCGCTCGCTTCATGATCAAGGAGCTGTCTTACCACAACCTGGAGCTGGAGAGAAACCGCTGGGAGGAGCAAGGAGTTAAGAGGCAAGATGTCTGGCCTTTCATCGTCATGATGGACGACTCGTGTGTGCTGTGGAACGCCCAGCAGCCAGCAGAGGGCAG TATCCATCTCTTCTTGTCCCACAGCGATGCGACCGAAAGGGGCTGCACGCTCACCAACGTGTCCCTAAAAATGGTCTTGCAGCACATGGAGACTACGCCCAAGATCTCCCTCTACGCCATGTGCGGCACCCGCAAGTGGAGCAGCACCCTGGCTCGCAAGACCCCCCGCCGACCTTTCAGCCGGTGCCACCTCCATGATTTTGTCCTGCTCAACGTGGATCTGACCCAGAATGTCCAGTACGACCTGAACAG GTACAGCTGCGAGGAGGTGGACTTCAACCTTCGGGTGAACAGCAGCGAACTCCTGCTGTGCTGCTTCAACAGCTTCAGCTTGATGAAGAAGAACATTCCAGTTGGGGGGAACCAGGACTTCATAGTCAAACCTAAACTCACG GAAATAGAAACCCCTGCCGCAATCAGCCCCTCCCAGTACGTCTGTGCCCCCGATAGCGAGCAGACCCTGCTGGATGCCCCTGCCCAGTTCCTGCTGGAGAAGTTCCTGCAGAGCTGCAGCCACAGATTGTTCCCCAAAGCTATTCAGAACCCCAAAAACCCGGTTCTGTCTATTGACAGCTACCTCAACATCAGCCCAGAG ATCTCCGTGTGTTACATCAACTCCCGTCCACACTCCACGAACCTCAACCATCAGGGCCTGCAGTTCAGTGGCTTGCTGCTGTATCTCTGCGACTCCTTCGTCGTATCCGGACTCCTCAAGAAATTCCGCTTCCTCAAAG GCGCCACCTTGTGCGTCATCTGCCAGGACCGGAGCTCGCTGCGTCAGACCATCGTCAGGCTGGAGCTGGAAGACGAGTGGCAGTTCCGCCTGCGGGACGAGTTCCAGACGGCCAACTGCAGCGAGGACCGACCCCTCTACTTTCTCACCGGCCGCCATGTTTGA